Proteins found in one Pectobacterium atrosepticum genomic segment:
- a CDS encoding MFS transporter, with protein MPLQQQSASSTPQPGLSLSLTLIMSIATGLAVASNYYAQPLLETIARVFALSVNQAGFIVTAAQLGYAVGLLFLVPLGDMFERRTLIVGMTLLAAGGMLITASAPTLWIMIAGTALTGLFSVVAQLLVPLAATLATPETRGKVVGTIMSGLLLGILLARTVAGALASLGDWRTVYWVASTLMAIMALILWRALPRIPQQNTLNYPQLLASIFRLFSANPLLRTRAILGCLSFANFSILWTSMAFLLASPPYGYSEGVIGLFGLVGAAGALAASRAGRLVDQGKAKPTTSVGIILLLLSWGFIALGIHSVAALLIGIIVLDLAVQGVHVTNQSVIYRMMPEARNRLTAGYMTSYFIGGALGSLLSASAYQQWGWLGVCAAGSIISLLNLLVWWRSHHHKTQEAMAAL; from the coding sequence ATGCCTCTTCAGCAACAATCTGCATCCTCTACACCACAACCAGGGCTTAGCCTGTCTTTGACCCTGATTATGTCTATCGCGACTGGCCTTGCCGTCGCCAGTAACTATTATGCCCAGCCGCTGCTGGAGACGATTGCCAGAGTCTTTGCGCTTTCCGTTAATCAGGCGGGATTCATTGTCACCGCCGCGCAGTTGGGTTATGCCGTTGGCCTGCTGTTTTTGGTGCCGCTGGGGGATATGTTTGAACGCCGGACGCTGATTGTCGGCATGACGCTGCTCGCCGCTGGTGGAATGTTGATCACCGCTTCGGCACCCACGCTCTGGATAATGATTGCTGGCACGGCGTTAACCGGCTTGTTCTCCGTTGTCGCGCAGTTGCTGGTTCCTCTTGCCGCGACGCTGGCAACGCCGGAAACACGCGGTAAAGTCGTCGGCACGATTATGAGTGGCCTGCTGCTAGGGATTCTGCTAGCGCGTACCGTCGCGGGTGCGCTGGCTTCACTCGGTGACTGGCGTACCGTTTACTGGGTTGCCAGTACGCTGATGGCCATCATGGCGCTGATTCTGTGGCGCGCATTGCCGCGCATTCCTCAACAAAACACGCTGAACTACCCGCAGTTGCTGGCCTCCATATTCCGCTTGTTCTCTGCAAATCCGCTGCTGCGCACGCGCGCAATTCTTGGCTGTCTGTCCTTTGCTAACTTCAGCATTCTGTGGACGTCGATGGCATTCCTGCTCGCTTCACCGCCATACGGATATTCCGAAGGCGTTATCGGCCTGTTCGGGCTGGTCGGTGCGGCAGGCGCATTAGCGGCATCGCGCGCTGGTCGTCTGGTCGATCAAGGCAAAGCCAAGCCGACCACCAGCGTTGGGATTATCCTGCTTTTGCTCTCGTGGGGCTTTATCGCACTCGGTATTCATTCCGTGGCGGCGCTGCTCATTGGCATCATCGTACTGGATCTGGCAGTTCAGGGCGTGCACGTGACCAACCAGAGCGTGATTTACCGTATGATGCCCGAAGCACGTAATCGCCTGACCGCAGGCTATATGACCAGCTATTTCATCGGCGGTGCACTGGGATCGCTCCTCTCTGCTTCGGCTTATCAGCAGTGGGGCTGGCTGGGCGTTTGTGCTGCGGGCAGTATTATCAGCCTATTGAACCTGCTGGTGTGGTGGCGAAGCCATCATCACAAAACGCAGGAAGCGATGGCGGCGCTGTAG
- a CDS encoding branched-chain amino acid ABC transporter permease: MKTLTTPAPTKSASFREGVFDSLPIVIGYMPVAFAFGMNAVKLGFTPLEGIFLSCIIYAGASQFVITALLSAGMSIWVAALTVMAMDIRHVLYGPALRHRIVQQLPTRKTALWAFGLTDEVFAAAATRLAKDNRRWSENWMIGVSLLAWLSWVLGTVIGAVFGNGPLDNYPAVEAALSFMLPALFLSFLLASFKRKQSLVVACALGGALLGLLLSSIPAAILLGILSGCLASLVNSATPQVNA, translated from the coding sequence GTGAAGACATTAACCACACCTGCACCGACAAAGTCTGCGTCTTTTAGAGAGGGCGTATTTGACAGTTTGCCGATTGTTATCGGCTACATGCCCGTGGCATTCGCATTTGGCATGAACGCCGTCAAGCTAGGATTTACCCCGCTGGAAGGCATTTTTCTCTCTTGCATCATTTACGCCGGTGCCAGCCAGTTCGTCATCACCGCGTTGCTCAGCGCAGGTATGTCCATCTGGGTAGCGGCGTTGACCGTCATGGCGATGGATATCCGCCATGTGCTGTATGGACCTGCGTTACGACATCGCATTGTACAACAGTTGCCGACCCGGAAAACCGCACTGTGGGCTTTCGGCCTGACGGATGAAGTATTTGCCGCGGCAGCCACCCGGCTGGCGAAAGACAACCGGCGCTGGTCAGAAAACTGGATGATAGGCGTATCGCTTTTAGCCTGGCTCTCATGGGTGCTCGGCACAGTGATCGGTGCCGTGTTCGGTAACGGCCCACTGGATAATTACCCTGCCGTCGAAGCCGCGTTATCTTTCATGCTGCCCGCGCTTTTCTTGAGTTTTTTACTCGCGTCCTTCAAGCGGAAACAGAGTCTGGTTGTAGCGTGCGCACTAGGCGGCGCGCTGCTTGGGCTGCTGCTTTCCTCCATTCCAGCCGCGATACTGCTCGGCATTCTCAGCGGCTGTCTGGCTTCGCTGGTTAACTCCGCCACGCCACAGGTGAACGCATGA
- the ygaH gene encoding L-valine transporter subunit YgaH, with protein MSTEVILIGLIVGMVNYLFRYLPLRLSASRASGSLQRGKKALLLDSIGIASICALLIVSSVPDILTHHEKLLPTLVGFITLTACFYKTRSIVLSTLLGAFCYGIAFKLLESTV; from the coding sequence ATGAGCACAGAAGTTATTCTTATCGGGCTGATTGTGGGAATGGTGAACTATCTCTTCCGCTATCTGCCTCTGCGGCTGAGCGCCTCACGCGCTTCCGGTTCGCTGCAACGCGGTAAAAAAGCCCTGTTGCTTGATAGCATTGGTATTGCTTCCATCTGTGCGCTGCTGATTGTTTCCAGCGTGCCGGATATTCTCACGCATCACGAAAAGCTGCTGCCAACACTGGTAGGCTTTATTACGCTGACCGCCTGCTTTTATAAAACCCGCAGTATCGTCTTATCGACGTTACTGGGAGCATTCTGCTACGGCATTGCTTTTAAGCTGCTTGAATCCACAGTGTAA
- the mprA gene encoding transcriptional repressor MprA, whose protein sequence is MDSSFTPIEQMLDLRASRKPGFPRQEVLLLRLFMHVQGKILEHRNRMLKDQGINETLFMALLTLESQESYSIQPSELSAALGSSRTNATRIADDLEKRGWIERRESSSDRRCLHLHLTEEGKAFLGQLIPPQHESLHVLCSTLESGEQKQLEALMRKLLGRLDEMDDFGSV, encoded by the coding sequence ATGGACAGTTCATTCACTCCTATAGAACAAATGCTCGATCTGCGTGCTTCACGTAAACCCGGCTTCCCGCGTCAGGAAGTCTTGCTATTGCGTCTATTCATGCACGTTCAAGGCAAAATTCTGGAACACAGAAACAGAATGCTGAAAGATCAGGGAATTAACGAAACCCTTTTCATGGCATTGCTGACGTTAGAATCTCAAGAATCTTACAGTATTCAGCCATCTGAGCTCAGTGCAGCGCTGGGGTCGTCGCGCACCAATGCAACACGCATCGCTGACGATCTGGAGAAAAGAGGTTGGATAGAGCGACGCGAAAGCAGCAGTGACAGGCGCTGCCTGCACTTGCATTTGACAGAAGAAGGCAAAGCGTTTCTTGGTCAGCTGATTCCGCCACAACATGAAAGCCTCCATGTGCTTTGTTCAACACTTGAATCCGGAGAGCAGAAGCAGCTTGAAGCCCTGATGAGAAAACTCTTGGGTAGGCTGGATGAGATGGACGATTTCGGCAGCGTATAG
- the emrA gene encoding multidrug efflux MFS transporter periplasmic adaptor subunit EmrA — MSENVENQVPQTPQRNKKQQRKRVLSLLTFIFVVIGCAWLVYWFLVLRHHQSTDDAYVAGNQIQIMAQVTGSVTHVNVDNTDFVKQGQVLVELDPTDALQTFERAKTALANSVRQTHQLIINSKQYQANIELRQTELNKAQSDLSRREALGNANAIGREEVQHARDAVATAKAALEVARQQYQANQAMILDTPLEKQPAIQQASVEMRDAWLALQRTKIVSPIDGYISRRSVQIGARISSTSALMAVVPANHLWVDANFKETQLANMRIGQPATVIADIYGDDVVYQGKVVGLDMGTGSAFSLLPAQNATGNWIKVVQRLPVRIEIDPKQVAEHPLRIGLSALVNVDTANTEGSALSETSRTTPAYQSDALTLDLTPVNQDISAIIQANAG, encoded by the coding sequence ATGAGTGAAAATGTGGAAAATCAGGTGCCACAGACGCCGCAAAGAAACAAGAAACAGCAGCGTAAACGGGTCTTGTCGCTGCTGACATTTATTTTCGTCGTGATTGGCTGTGCCTGGCTGGTTTACTGGTTCCTCGTGCTCAGACATCACCAAAGCACGGACGACGCCTACGTCGCAGGCAACCAGATTCAGATCATGGCGCAGGTTACGGGTAGCGTCACCCATGTTAACGTCGACAATACCGATTTCGTTAAGCAAGGGCAGGTGTTGGTGGAGCTGGATCCTACCGATGCGCTGCAAACGTTTGAACGCGCGAAAACCGCACTGGCCAACAGCGTGCGCCAAACGCATCAGTTGATTATCAACAGCAAACAATACCAGGCCAATATCGAGCTGCGCCAAACTGAACTGAACAAAGCACAAAGCGACTTGAGCCGTCGTGAAGCGCTAGGCAATGCGAATGCTATCGGACGTGAAGAAGTGCAACATGCGCGCGATGCCGTCGCGACCGCCAAAGCGGCGTTGGAAGTCGCCAGACAGCAATATCAGGCGAATCAGGCGATGATTCTGGATACACCGCTTGAGAAGCAACCCGCCATACAGCAAGCCTCCGTAGAAATGCGCGATGCCTGGCTGGCGCTACAGCGTACCAAAATTGTCAGCCCGATTGACGGCTATATCTCACGCCGCAGCGTACAGATTGGTGCCCGTATCTCCTCGACTTCGGCACTGATGGCCGTGGTTCCTGCCAATCATCTGTGGGTCGATGCTAACTTCAAAGAGACGCAGTTAGCCAATATGCGCATCGGCCAGCCCGCTACCGTGATCGCGGATATCTACGGTGATGATGTGGTGTATCAAGGAAAAGTGGTCGGTCTCGACATGGGTACCGGTAGCGCGTTTTCTCTGCTGCCCGCCCAGAACGCTACAGGCAACTGGATCAAAGTGGTTCAGCGCCTGCCGGTACGAATTGAGATCGATCCGAAGCAGGTTGCCGAGCATCCGTTGCGCATCGGCCTGTCTGCATTGGTGAATGTCGATACCGCCAATACAGAAGGCAGTGCGTTATCAGAAACATCGCGCACCACGCCAGCCTACCAAAGTGATGCTCTGACGCTGGATCTCACCCCTGTTAACCAAGACATTAGCGCCATTATTCAGGCGAATGCCGGTTAA
- the emrB gene encoding multidrug efflux MFS transporter subunit EmrB has protein sequence MQRKPLKGASLAWMTVALSLATFMQVLDSTIANVAIPTIAGNLGASNSQGTWVITSFGVANAISIPITGWLAKRFGEVRLFLWSTALFALTSWLCGMSTSLEMLIFARVLQGIVAGPLIPLSQSLLLSNYPPAKRSIALALWSMTVVVAPICGPILGGWISDNYHWGWIFFINVPLGIAVVFIALQTLRGRETKTEIKPIDTIGLALLVVGIGSLQMMLDRGKELDWFNSTEIITLTVVAVIAITFLIVWELTDDHPVVDLSLFKSRNFTIGCLCISLAYMFYFGAIVLLPQLLQEVYGYTATWAGLASAPVGLMPVLLSPIIGRFAPRLDMRKLVTFSFIMYAVCFYWRAYTFEPGMDFGASAWPQFVQGFAVACFFMPLTTITLSGLPPERLAAASSLSNFARTLAGSIGTSLTTTLWTQRESLHHAHLTESITPYNPIAQETYQQLQAMGMSQTQASAYIAEQITAQGLIISANEIFWAAAAVFLVLLVLVWFARPPFTTGGGGGGAH, from the coding sequence GTGCAGAGAAAACCGCTTAAAGGCGCGAGTCTGGCCTGGATGACCGTTGCTCTGTCGCTAGCAACGTTTATGCAGGTGCTGGACTCCACCATCGCCAACGTCGCTATTCCGACCATCGCCGGTAATCTGGGTGCGTCCAACTCACAGGGAACGTGGGTTATCACCTCGTTCGGGGTCGCTAACGCCATCTCTATTCCTATCACCGGTTGGCTGGCAAAACGGTTCGGTGAAGTCCGCCTTTTTCTATGGTCAACAGCACTCTTCGCCCTGACCTCTTGGCTGTGTGGTATGTCCACCAGCCTGGAAATGCTGATTTTCGCCCGCGTATTGCAGGGGATTGTCGCTGGGCCGCTGATCCCGCTGTCACAGAGTTTGTTGCTAAGTAATTATCCCCCGGCAAAACGCAGCATCGCTCTGGCACTGTGGTCAATGACCGTGGTGGTCGCGCCGATCTGTGGCCCCATTCTGGGTGGCTGGATTAGCGACAACTATCACTGGGGCTGGATATTCTTCATCAACGTCCCGCTGGGCATCGCCGTGGTGTTTATTGCCTTGCAAACGCTGCGCGGGCGAGAAACCAAAACTGAGATCAAGCCCATCGATACCATCGGGCTGGCGTTGTTGGTCGTCGGTATCGGTAGCCTTCAGATGATGCTCGACCGAGGCAAGGAGCTGGACTGGTTTAACTCGACGGAAATCATCACCCTAACCGTAGTGGCGGTGATTGCGATAACGTTCCTGATTGTCTGGGAACTGACAGACGACCATCCGGTGGTGGACTTATCCCTATTTAAGTCGCGAAACTTCACCATTGGCTGTCTGTGTATCAGCCTCGCCTATATGTTCTACTTTGGGGCGATAGTGCTCTTGCCACAGCTGTTGCAGGAGGTGTATGGCTATACCGCCACCTGGGCAGGGCTGGCATCCGCGCCAGTTGGGTTGATGCCCGTGTTGCTGTCGCCAATCATCGGTCGATTCGCGCCACGTCTGGATATGCGCAAGCTGGTGACGTTCAGCTTTATTATGTACGCGGTCTGTTTTTACTGGCGTGCGTACACCTTCGAGCCAGGTATGGATTTCGGCGCATCGGCCTGGCCGCAGTTCGTACAGGGGTTTGCCGTCGCCTGCTTCTTCATGCCGCTGACGACTATCACGCTATCGGGTCTTCCGCCTGAACGTTTGGCGGCAGCATCAAGTCTGTCGAACTTTGCCCGAACGCTGGCGGGTTCGATTGGGACATCGCTGACCACCACACTCTGGACACAGCGAGAATCGCTGCACCATGCGCACTTGACGGAATCTATCACGCCGTATAATCCGATAGCACAGGAAACGTACCAGCAGCTTCAGGCAATGGGGATGAGTCAAACACAAGCTTCGGCTTACATCGCAGAACAGATTACGGCTCAGGGGCTGATTATTTCCGCCAACGAGATCTTCTGGGCCGCTGCCGCCGTATTTCTGGTGCTACTGGTGCTGGTCTGGTTCGCTAGGCCGCCCTTTACCACCGGCGGTGGAGGCGGAGGCGCACACTAA